From Camelus dromedarius isolate mCamDro1 chromosome 23, mCamDro1.pat, whole genome shotgun sequence, a single genomic window includes:
- the LOC105100125 gene encoding T-lymphocyte surface antigen Ly-9 isoform X2: MVGPRRHTDGWAPQLLSNKPLKSHPHVVSPFLRTPLLVLLMGLGASGKDSAPAVVKGILGGSVTFSLDISTDTEIEHITWSGPQGSFALAFPRGVIVFTDRSYQGRVNIFTQNNSLSINKLTVKDAGSYQAQINQVSSNVTRNDEFTLHIYEQLQEPQVTVKSMTVSENASCNITLICSVERAGEDVLYSWTSRDPHASESWRGSTLTISWLPCDPDLSITCTAKNPVSQSSSRPIHNWQFCTDLGASRGGPMGETVAGILGESITLPLALPDSQDIEKVVWMFNTTIISKKRGQEATVNQLIKFKDPDKNTMQISSQDYSLKIGQLKMEDAGPYHAYVCSNSRIISTERIILLIYRPQRSTKLWIGFSLLVFIVLCFGISGWYFWKQKRRGSAPDFSSSQAEAPADIPEPTASHTGYIKLSHGHEKLNTCTTTARQQPRHISNGCSYSSGTTVEDKERTEMGQPVNGKDQTCDLFTQKNAEHDSDSEGQAEYDLVTPGDMAPALVAEGETMYTQVFLNLTGKTPIPQEKESSATIYCSVQKPQMAGPLPQQNDPESPEIPTYENLT; encoded by the exons ATGGTGGGCCcaaggagacatacagatggttGGGCTCCACAGCTTCTGTCCAATAAACCACTGAAGAGTCATCCACACGTAGTCTCTCCTTTTCTACGGACCCCTCTCCTTGTCCTGCTCATGG GGCTAGGAGCTTCTGGAAAGGACTCAGCCCCAGCTGTGGTGAAAGGCATTCTAGGGGGTTCGGTAACTTTCTCCCTGGACATTTCAACAGACACAGAGATTGAGCATATCACCTGGAGTGGTCCCCAAGGATCTTTTGCTTTAGCATTCCCAAGAGGAGTTATTGTCTTTACGGACAGAAGCTACCAGGGCCGAGTAAATATCTTCACCCAGAACAATTCTTTGTCTATCAATAAGCTGACTGTGAAAGATGCAGGATCCTACCAAGCCCAGATAAACCAAGTGAGTTCTAATGTCACCAGAAATGACGAATTCACTCTGCACATCTATG AGCAGCTGCAGGAACCTCAAGTCACCGTGAAGTCTATGACCGTGTCTGAGAATGCCTCCTGTAACATCACCCTGATATGCTCCGTGGAGCGGGCAGGGGAAGATGTTCTGTACAGCTGGACCTCGAGGGACCCCCATGCTTCTGAATCCTGGAGGGGCTCCACTCTCACTATCTCTTGGTTGCCCTGTGACCCAGACCTGTCAATCACCTGCACAGCCAAGAACCCGGTCAGCCAGAGCAGCTCCCGTCCCATCCACAACTGGCAGTTCTGTACAG ATCTAGGAGCCTCCAGAGGAGGACCAATGGGGGAGACAGTGGCAGGGATCCTGGGAGAGTCCATCACCCTGCCCCTAGCACTCCCGGACAGTCAGGATATAGAAAAAGTTGTCTGGATGTTTAACACAACTATTATCAGCAAAAAGCGGGGACAAGAAGCAACAGTCAATCAGCTCATTAAGTTCAAGGATCCCGATAAGAACACGATGCAGATCTCCAGCCAGGACTACTCCCTGAAGATTGGCCAGCTGAAGATGGAGGATGCTGGCCCCTACCACGCCTATGTGTGCTCAAACTCCAGAATTATCAGCACTGAACGTATCATCCTGCTCATCTACC GGCCTCAGAGAAGTACAAAGCTTTGGATTGGGTTCTCCCTGTTGGTTTTCATTGTTCTGTGCTTTGGGATCTCCGGCTGGTACTTTTGGAAGCAAAAGAGACGAG GTTCGGCCCCAGACTTCAGTTCCAGCCAAGCTGAGGCCCCAGCTGACATACCAG AGCCAACCGCCAGCCACACAGGATACATCAAGCTCTCCCATGGGCATGAGAAGTTGAACACTTGCACTACGACTGCCAGGCAACAGCCTAGGCACATCTCCAACGGCTGCTCTTACAGCAGTGGAACAACTGTGGAGGACAAGGAGAGGACAGAGATGGGCCAGCCTGTCAATGGAAAAGATCAAACGTGTGACTTATTCACTCAGAAAAATGCTGAACATGACTCGGACTCTGAGGGGCAGGCAGAGTATGATCTTGTCACTCCAGGTGACATGGCACCTGCACTCGTGGCTGAAGGGGAAACGATGTATACACAGGTCTTCCTTAACTTAACG GGAAAGACCCCCATTCCTCAGGAGAAAGAGAGCTCAGCCACAATCTACTGCTCTGTACAGAAACCTCAGATG
- the LOC105100125 gene encoding T-lymphocyte surface antigen Ly-9 isoform X3, with product MVGPRRHTDGWAPQLLSNKPLKSHPHVVSPFLRTPLLVLLMEQLQEPQVTVKSMTVSENASCNITLICSVERAGEDVLYSWTSRDPHASESWRGSTLTISWLPCDPDLSITCTAKNPVSQSSSRPIHNWQFCTDLGASRGGPMGETVAGILGESITLPLALPDSQDIEKVVWMFNTTIISKKRGQEATVNQLIKFKDPDKNTMQISSQDYSLKIGQLKMEDAGPYHAYVCSNSRIISTERIILLIYRRLKKPKVTFSLWPTEASICRVSLTCSVEDSGHNVTYSWTPLQKEAVLSQGGSHLNISWRSGENHPNFTCTASNPVSNSSWQFLSGNICPGPQRSTKLWIGFSLLVFIVLCFGISGWYFWKQKRRGSAPDFSSSQAEAPADIPEPTASHTGYIKLSHGHEKLNTCTTTARQQPRHISNGCSYSSGTTVEDKERTEMGQPVNGKDQTCDLFTQKNAEHDSDSEGQAEYDLVTPGDMAPALVAEGETMYTQVFLNLTGKTPIPQEKESSATIYCSVQKPQMAGPLPQQNDPESPEIPTYENLT from the exons ATGGTGGGCCcaaggagacatacagatggttGGGCTCCACAGCTTCTGTCCAATAAACCACTGAAGAGTCATCCACACGTAGTCTCTCCTTTTCTACGGACCCCTCTCCTTGTCCTGCTCATGG AGCAGCTGCAGGAACCTCAAGTCACCGTGAAGTCTATGACCGTGTCTGAGAATGCCTCCTGTAACATCACCCTGATATGCTCCGTGGAGCGGGCAGGGGAAGATGTTCTGTACAGCTGGACCTCGAGGGACCCCCATGCTTCTGAATCCTGGAGGGGCTCCACTCTCACTATCTCTTGGTTGCCCTGTGACCCAGACCTGTCAATCACCTGCACAGCCAAGAACCCGGTCAGCCAGAGCAGCTCCCGTCCCATCCACAACTGGCAGTTCTGTACAG ATCTAGGAGCCTCCAGAGGAGGACCAATGGGGGAGACAGTGGCAGGGATCCTGGGAGAGTCCATCACCCTGCCCCTAGCACTCCCGGACAGTCAGGATATAGAAAAAGTTGTCTGGATGTTTAACACAACTATTATCAGCAAAAAGCGGGGACAAGAAGCAACAGTCAATCAGCTCATTAAGTTCAAGGATCCCGATAAGAACACGATGCAGATCTCCAGCCAGGACTACTCCCTGAAGATTGGCCAGCTGAAGATGGAGGATGCTGGCCCCTACCACGCCTATGTGTGCTCAAACTCCAGAATTATCAGCACTGAACGTATCATCCTGCTCATCTACC GGAGGCTGAAAAAGCCAAAAGTCACCTTTAGCCTCTGGCCCACAGAGGCCAGCATCTGCAGGGTCAGCCTGACATGCTCAGTGGAAGACAGTGGACACAACGTGACATACAGTTGGACCCCCCTGCAGAAAGAAGCTGTCCTGTCCCAAGGAGGATCTCACCTCAACATCTCCTGGAGAAGTGGAGAAAACCACCCCAACTTCACATGCACAGCCAGCAACCCTGTTAGCAACAGTTCCTGGCAGTTTCTTTCTGGGAACATCTGTCCAG GGCCTCAGAGAAGTACAAAGCTTTGGATTGGGTTCTCCCTGTTGGTTTTCATTGTTCTGTGCTTTGGGATCTCCGGCTGGTACTTTTGGAAGCAAAAGAGACGAG GTTCGGCCCCAGACTTCAGTTCCAGCCAAGCTGAGGCCCCAGCTGACATACCAG AGCCAACCGCCAGCCACACAGGATACATCAAGCTCTCCCATGGGCATGAGAAGTTGAACACTTGCACTACGACTGCCAGGCAACAGCCTAGGCACATCTCCAACGGCTGCTCTTACAGCAGTGGAACAACTGTGGAGGACAAGGAGAGGACAGAGATGGGCCAGCCTGTCAATGGAAAAGATCAAACGTGTGACTTATTCACTCAGAAAAATGCTGAACATGACTCGGACTCTGAGGGGCAGGCAGAGTATGATCTTGTCACTCCAGGTGACATGGCACCTGCACTCGTGGCTGAAGGGGAAACGATGTATACACAGGTCTTCCTTAACTTAACG GGAAAGACCCCCATTCCTCAGGAGAAAGAGAGCTCAGCCACAATCTACTGCTCTGTACAGAAACCTCAGATG
- the LOC105100125 gene encoding T-lymphocyte surface antigen Ly-9 isoform X1, with translation MVGPRRHTDGWAPQLLSNKPLKSHPHVVSPFLRTPLLVLLMGLGASGKDSAPAVVKGILGGSVTFSLDISTDTEIEHITWSGPQGSFALAFPRGVIVFTDRSYQGRVNIFTQNNSLSINKLTVKDAGSYQAQINQVSSNVTRNDEFTLHIYEQLQEPQVTVKSMTVSENASCNITLICSVERAGEDVLYSWTSRDPHASESWRGSTLTISWLPCDPDLSITCTAKNPVSQSSSRPIHNWQFCTDLGASRGGPMGETVAGILGESITLPLALPDSQDIEKVVWMFNTTIISKKRGQEATVNQLIKFKDPDKNTMQISSQDYSLKIGQLKMEDAGPYHAYVCSNSRIISTERIILLIYRRLKKPKVTFSLWPTEASICRVSLTCSVEDSGHNVTYSWTPLQKEAVLSQGGSHLNISWRSGENHPNFTCTASNPVSNSSWQFLSGNICPGPQRSTKLWIGFSLLVFIVLCFGISGWYFWKQKRRGSAPDFSSSQAEAPADIPEPTASHTGYIKLSHGHEKLNTCTTTARQQPRHISNGCSYSSGTTVEDKERTEMGQPVNGKDQTCDLFTQKNAEHDSDSEGQAEYDLVTPGDMAPALVAEGETMYTQVFLNLTGKTPIPQEKESSATIYCSVQKPQMAGPLPQQNDPESPEIPTYENLT, from the exons ATGGTGGGCCcaaggagacatacagatggttGGGCTCCACAGCTTCTGTCCAATAAACCACTGAAGAGTCATCCACACGTAGTCTCTCCTTTTCTACGGACCCCTCTCCTTGTCCTGCTCATGG GGCTAGGAGCTTCTGGAAAGGACTCAGCCCCAGCTGTGGTGAAAGGCATTCTAGGGGGTTCGGTAACTTTCTCCCTGGACATTTCAACAGACACAGAGATTGAGCATATCACCTGGAGTGGTCCCCAAGGATCTTTTGCTTTAGCATTCCCAAGAGGAGTTATTGTCTTTACGGACAGAAGCTACCAGGGCCGAGTAAATATCTTCACCCAGAACAATTCTTTGTCTATCAATAAGCTGACTGTGAAAGATGCAGGATCCTACCAAGCCCAGATAAACCAAGTGAGTTCTAATGTCACCAGAAATGACGAATTCACTCTGCACATCTATG AGCAGCTGCAGGAACCTCAAGTCACCGTGAAGTCTATGACCGTGTCTGAGAATGCCTCCTGTAACATCACCCTGATATGCTCCGTGGAGCGGGCAGGGGAAGATGTTCTGTACAGCTGGACCTCGAGGGACCCCCATGCTTCTGAATCCTGGAGGGGCTCCACTCTCACTATCTCTTGGTTGCCCTGTGACCCAGACCTGTCAATCACCTGCACAGCCAAGAACCCGGTCAGCCAGAGCAGCTCCCGTCCCATCCACAACTGGCAGTTCTGTACAG ATCTAGGAGCCTCCAGAGGAGGACCAATGGGGGAGACAGTGGCAGGGATCCTGGGAGAGTCCATCACCCTGCCCCTAGCACTCCCGGACAGTCAGGATATAGAAAAAGTTGTCTGGATGTTTAACACAACTATTATCAGCAAAAAGCGGGGACAAGAAGCAACAGTCAATCAGCTCATTAAGTTCAAGGATCCCGATAAGAACACGATGCAGATCTCCAGCCAGGACTACTCCCTGAAGATTGGCCAGCTGAAGATGGAGGATGCTGGCCCCTACCACGCCTATGTGTGCTCAAACTCCAGAATTATCAGCACTGAACGTATCATCCTGCTCATCTACC GGAGGCTGAAAAAGCCAAAAGTCACCTTTAGCCTCTGGCCCACAGAGGCCAGCATCTGCAGGGTCAGCCTGACATGCTCAGTGGAAGACAGTGGACACAACGTGACATACAGTTGGACCCCCCTGCAGAAAGAAGCTGTCCTGTCCCAAGGAGGATCTCACCTCAACATCTCCTGGAGAAGTGGAGAAAACCACCCCAACTTCACATGCACAGCCAGCAACCCTGTTAGCAACAGTTCCTGGCAGTTTCTTTCTGGGAACATCTGTCCAG GGCCTCAGAGAAGTACAAAGCTTTGGATTGGGTTCTCCCTGTTGGTTTTCATTGTTCTGTGCTTTGGGATCTCCGGCTGGTACTTTTGGAAGCAAAAGAGACGAG GTTCGGCCCCAGACTTCAGTTCCAGCCAAGCTGAGGCCCCAGCTGACATACCAG AGCCAACCGCCAGCCACACAGGATACATCAAGCTCTCCCATGGGCATGAGAAGTTGAACACTTGCACTACGACTGCCAGGCAACAGCCTAGGCACATCTCCAACGGCTGCTCTTACAGCAGTGGAACAACTGTGGAGGACAAGGAGAGGACAGAGATGGGCCAGCCTGTCAATGGAAAAGATCAAACGTGTGACTTATTCACTCAGAAAAATGCTGAACATGACTCGGACTCTGAGGGGCAGGCAGAGTATGATCTTGTCACTCCAGGTGACATGGCACCTGCACTCGTGGCTGAAGGGGAAACGATGTATACACAGGTCTTCCTTAACTTAACG GGAAAGACCCCCATTCCTCAGGAGAAAGAGAGCTCAGCCACAATCTACTGCTCTGTACAGAAACCTCAGATG